The genomic interval CGGCGAGGCGAAGCTGTGGAAGCTGGTGGACAACCAGGGCACCAGCGTCGTCCCTCCGCTCGCCGTCACCCTGCGGTTCAAGAGCGTGTACGGGAAGGACATCGGCTCGCTCTTCGCCGAGTTCACCAAGGACTTGCGTGAGCAGCTGATTCCCCGGGCGCGTCCGGTCACCCAGCAGAAGTGGATTCCCGACGCGGGTTACTTCTCGCGCCTCACCTCGCATCCCGAGTCGGGCGTGACGGCGCTGGTGAGCGTCGGGCGAAAGACGTACTCGCGGCTGACGGTTCGCGAGGCGGATGGACGCGTGCGCTTCGAGCGTCCGTTGGTGGAGCTGCTGCCCTTCCGCCGATGGGTGCTGGGCTCCCCCACCCTGGTCAGCGGCATGTCCTTCAGCTCGGATGGGATGTGGCTGTACCTGGTGATGGCGGACGTGAACGCGGTGGGCGCCTATGACGCGAAGCTGTGGCGCGTGGATGCCCGCACCGGCGACGTCGTGCGTGTCTGGGACGATGTGAAGGGCCTGGGCGGGAGCATCACTCCCGACGGCTCGGCGTACGTCTACGTTCACGTCGACGGGGACACGGCGAACCTCATGCGGTTGGAGCTGGAGTCCGGGCGGCAGGAGCCCCTCACCCACTTCGATGCCAGCGCGTCCGTGGGTCCTCCGGCGATCTCTCCAGATGGCTCGAAGATGGTCTTCCCAGTGGCCGGGCCTCAGGGCTGGGACCTGGCCGAGCGCGAGGCGGATGGAAGCCTGCGATGGCTGACGCGAGATGGGTTGTTCAACTACTCGCCGCGGTGGCTGGACGCCGAGCACATCGTGTTCCTGCGCGAGCACCTGGGACGGCTCCAGGTGCACATGATGACCGTCTCCACGCGAGAGATGTCGCGCATCACCGACGCGCCCTTCCTGGCGCTGGACGTGAGCCCCGTGGGCGGAGGCGAAGTGGCCTTCCTGAATCGCGATGGCGCGTCGTTCACCATCGACCGCGCGCCCTTGATTCCCATCCCCGAGATGGCGCCAAGCGAATCCCCGGCCGCCGTGAGCACGCCGACCGACATCAGCGCCCCTCCGCTGGCCAACAGCGCGGCGGAACAACCCGTGAGCCCGCCTCCCCTCTTGCAGGTTCCGGCCACGACAGCGCAGACGGCGCCGACCTCGGAACCGGCTCCCGCGCCGCTCGCGCCCGAAGAGCTCGTGGCCTTCCCCGGGACTCCGCCCCCCCCGGGCCCCGAGATGGGAACCGCCCCCAGCACGCCCGCACCGGGCACCTCCCCCGCCGAGCCACCCGCTGGAGAGTTCGAGCCCTTCCCGGCCGCGCCCGCGGACGCCCCCGTGCTGCCCTCCGAGCACCCGCTGGCGACTTCACAGCCAACACGCCCCCCGGACACAGGTGGACTCGAAGGCCCTGTCGTCGCCCCACCGCCCGACCCTGGCAAGGCCGTGGAGCTGCTCTCCGACGAGCCGTATTCGCCGCTGGAGGGACTGCTCATCCCCGAGCTGCGTGTCCCCTATCTGTGGGCGGCCACGAACACGGACACCACCGAGGACGATGACCTGCTGATCTACGGCGGCGTGGTGCTCTCGGGGAAGGACCGGTTGGGATTCCATTCCTATGCCCTGGCCGTCGACTACACCGCGCAGGACGAAGTGCCCACGCTGTCACTCGCGTACGGCAACGCGCAGCTCGCGCCGTGGTACCTGCAGGCCTCGTTCTCTCGAGTGCGGCGGAAGGACCGGACGGACCTCCAGGCCGTGGCGGTCGCGTCGCGCACGTTCTGGACGACGCCCGTGAGCATCGGACTGCTGGCCCTGAACCGCGAGTTCGACGCCGATGACCAGTTCCCTCGAATCGTCACGCGACTGATTGGACCCGAGGTCGCCGCGTCGTACTTCGCGGGCGACGCCACGTCGTACGGTGGCATTCAGCGAGGCCTGGGAGTCTCGATGAGCGGCGCCATCTATCCTCGCGCATTCGCCAGCGACAAGACGGTGGGCGACGTGCGGCTGGGTCTGGATGGATTCTTCAGTGGTTGGATGCAGGGAATGGATCACATCCAGCTCTCCGCCGTGGGCCGCTACCTGCCAGGTGCGCCCGAAGGTCTGCTGGAGGTGGGCGGACTGAACGCGGGGCAGACCTGGTACAGCAGCCGCCGCTCGACGGAGACAGCGCCGCTCCCGCTACGGCTCCAGCCCGGCATCGCCTTCAGCGAGTATCTGCGCGGCTACGAAGACCACACGATTCGAGCCAAGAACGTGCTCATCGGCGGAGCCACGTACCGCAATCGCATCATCGTCGACTACGGCTGGGCCTCCACGCTCTGGCTGTTCCCCTCGCTCTTCGTGAGCAATCTCCAGTTGGAGGTCTTCGGGACGCTGGCTCGCACGGACACCCGAGAGAACCACGGTGCGTTCGGAGCCAACGTGGCGATTCAATTCACCATGGGGCAGACCGTCCCCTTCTCGATCTTCTACCAGTTCGCCCGCCGCTTCCCGACGAAGGACGGCTTGGGAGATCTGCACCTCGTGGGGCTCGGGCTGTAACCGCCTTGCCCCCGCGTCGTCCTATCGCGCGCGGCCGAGCCCATACAGCCCGGCCGCGCGGGCATGGGCCAGGACACCGGAAGGCACCAGGTCCGTCGGCTCGGAGCCTCGCGCCAACAGCTCACGAATCACGGTGGAGGACACCTCCGCCAGGGGCGGCCCCACCGTGTTCGGCGCGGGATAGCCCGCGCGATACAGCACGATGACGCGCGCCATCTCCTCGATGCGGTGAAAGTCCTTCCAGTGCGGCAAGTCCCTCAGGATGTCGCTGCCGATGATGATGGACCACTTCACGTCTGGATACCGCTCGACCAGCAGCGAGAGCGTATCCACCGTGCGGCCCGTCAATCCCGGCTCGCGCTCAATCTGGGTCGTCTTCAGCCAGCCCGAGGTCTCGCGGCACATGGCGTCGCACATGGCGACCCGGTGCTCGAAGGGCTCCATCTGCTTGCCGAACGGGTGCTGCGAGGACGGCATGAGCCAGACCTCGTCGACCTGTTGCGTGGCATGCACATAGGAGGCGGCCATCAGATGCCCCACGTGCGGCGGGTTGAACGAACCTCCAAGCAGCGCGACCTGCACGTCAGGGCCTCACGTCACTTCAAAGTCAGCTTCGGGGACTTCTTATCCAACACCAGGGCCTGCGGCTCCAGCACCCTGTGCCCATCCAACCGGTACGCGGAGAAGCGCAGGTCCCTGTCCCCCTTCTCCAACAATGCACAGGTCTGCTCGGCGGCGCCCACCAATCGTCCCGGCGTGAGGAAGTAGCGAGGGCCAATCTGGACGACCTTGGGCTCCGGGTCCTTGCCGTGGATGAAGACCAACGCGTTCAACAGGTCCTCACGCGTCAGGTCGTTCTTGTCGTGCACCACGCAGCACAACGTGTCGCCCAGCAGGTCCATCGCCTTGTTGCTGATGGTGGGGTCCCGGTACTGGAGTGACTCGCGCTCCGGCACGCGCACGAAGCGCTCCATCACCAGGCGCCGGTCCTCTTCCGAGACCACGTCCGCCGGCGCCGCCGCCCGCGCGGGAGTGCGAGGCAGCGCGTCCTGGCTGCCCAGCCACTGGCTCACGTCCGCGAGGAAGTCCGCGTCGGAGTATTCGCGCCCGCCCCGGCTCTTCTGCCGCCGCCAGAGCAGCCACTCATCCAGGTCCGTGTAGCGCGCGCCCGTGAAGAGGAAGCGCCGCGCCCCCAGGGAGCGCAGCAGCTCGTAGGCCGCATCGAAGGCTTGAAGGTCGCCGTGGCTGTCGGAGAAGACGCCAATCACGTGGAAGGTCCCACGTTCAAGCGTACAGCAGGTAGGGCTCCCGTTGCTTGGCGAAGCGCTCGGCGTGGGCGGAGAACCCCTCCATGAGTCGCTCCAGGCTCCAGCCCTCTTCGATGCCCCGACGCACCTGGTCCGTCCCGCACAACAGGTCGAACGCCGGCACGTCCTCGACGAACTCATAGGCGTCCGCGCGCCAGCCGAACTTCCCCGGCCCGATGTCGTGGAGCGCCTGGAAGATGGCGATGCCCGTGCGCAGCGGTTGGTACACCCGCCGGTCCGTGACGTGGATGAAGGCGCCCGTGCAGGACTCGCCCCGGTACTTGTCGAACGTTGGAGTGAAGCCCACCGCGCGGAACGCCACACCCGGCAGGTCCTCCTTCGCGAGTCGAGCCAGCAGCGCGTCCGAATCCACCCAGGGCGCGCCGAACTGCTCGAAGGGACGGCAGGTGCCCCGTCCCTCGGAGACGTTGGTGCCTTCGCCCAGGCACATCCCTGGATAGACCAACGCGGTGTCCGGCGTGGGCATGTTGGGGGACGGCGAGATGAAGGGCAGGCCCGTGTCGGACCAGAAGTGCTCGCGGCGCCAGCCTTCACAAGGCACCACCGTCAGCTCGCAGCCAAAGCCCTCCTGCGTATTGAACAGCCGCGCGAGCTCCCCCGCCGTCATGCCGTGGCGGTTGGGCAGCGCGTAGAGCCCGACGAAGGAGCGGAAGCCCTCCCCCACCAGATTGCCTTCCATGGCCTGCCCGTTGAGGGGATTGGGGCGATCCAACACGTAGAACGGCACGCCCGCCTTCGCGGCCACCTTCATCGCCAGCGCCATCGTGTAGACGTAGGTGTAGTAGCGGGAGCCCACGTCCTGGATGTCGAAGACGAGCGCGTCCAGGCCCTTCAGCCACTCGGCGCGCGGGGACAGCGACTCGAAGGTGGAGCCGTAGAGGCTGTACACGGGAACGTTCGTGCGCCGGTCCCTCGCCTCGTCGACGGCCACCATGTACTGCGCCTCGCCGCGGATGCCGTGCTCCGGGCCGAACAGCGCGCTCAACGTCACGCCCGGCGCCTGGGCCAGCAGGTCCGCCAGATGCCGGAAGCGCGAGTCCACGCTGGTCGGATTGACGATGGCCCCCACGCGCTTGCCCTTCAGCGCGGAGAAGCCCTGCTCCGCCCACACGTCCAGTCCCGTCTTCACCTTCGTCACGTTGCGTCCTTCCTCGTGAGGCGCTCGAGGGCGGGCCCCTCGGTCAGTCCTTGAAGCTCTTGAGCGCGTTCTGCGCATGGGTCTTCGAGTCGCACTTCCCCATCCCCAGGAAGCCTCCCGAACCGTCATCGGCCCCGCCATCGTCGGCGAGGTCCTCCAACTCCCCCAGCGCACTCGCCAAC from Myxococcus stipitatus carries:
- the nadD gene encoding nicotinate (nicotinamide) nucleotide adenylyltransferase; this encodes MQVALLGGSFNPPHVGHLMAASYVHATQQVDEVWLMPSSQHPFGKQMEPFEHRVAMCDAMCRETSGWLKTTQIEREPGLTGRTVDTLSLLVERYPDVKWSIIIGSDILRDLPHWKDFHRIEEMARVIVLYRAGYPAPNTVGPPLAEVSSTVIRELLARGSEPTDLVPSGVLAHARAAGLYGLGRAR
- a CDS encoding DUF1343 domain-containing protein, which translates into the protein MTKVKTGLDVWAEQGFSALKGKRVGAIVNPTSVDSRFRHLADLLAQAPGVTLSALFGPEHGIRGEAQYMVAVDEARDRRTNVPVYSLYGSTFESLSPRAEWLKGLDALVFDIQDVGSRYYTYVYTMALAMKVAAKAGVPFYVLDRPNPLNGQAMEGNLVGEGFRSFVGLYALPNRHGMTAGELARLFNTQEGFGCELTVVPCEGWRREHFWSDTGLPFISPSPNMPTPDTALVYPGMCLGEGTNVSEGRGTCRPFEQFGAPWVDSDALLARLAKEDLPGVAFRAVGFTPTFDKYRGESCTGAFIHVTDRRVYQPLRTGIAIFQALHDIGPGKFGWRADAYEFVEDVPAFDLLCGTDQVRRGIEEGWSLERLMEGFSAHAERFAKQREPYLLYA